In Devosia sp. 1566, a single genomic region encodes these proteins:
- a CDS encoding DUF2125 domain-containing protein, giving the protein MSKRIKILVVVVVAVLLIWSVAWYIISGQVRTQVAALAQADGVTSPRVVCENLNVTGYPFRFDVDCSPARITIEDVSADIAGIRASVLVYRPTHVLASALGPLSVSDAFTGSRNALDWSGLEASLRLDDWRISRLSVSAHDLVWTNPLMGEAPIATATLSELHLLDIPEQHDPDRHLASLAGYARTQNLVYPALTLTDTNSEIQLELTGLPDDVRIWNDPLLLRTMQAVDATLRIVSARATDGASTLTAEGEIQLDPQGQLEGQISINSTGVAERVGPYLQEPIRTLVLGTPAADGSHTNILSFRAGGVFSGLIPIGAVPPLF; this is encoded by the coding sequence TGGTCGCCGTTCTCCTGATCTGGAGCGTCGCCTGGTACATCATTTCCGGCCAGGTGCGCACCCAGGTCGCCGCCCTCGCCCAGGCCGATGGAGTCACCAGCCCCCGCGTCGTTTGCGAAAACCTCAACGTCACCGGCTACCCTTTCCGCTTCGATGTGGATTGCAGCCCCGCCCGCATCACGATCGAGGATGTGAGCGCCGATATCGCCGGCATTCGCGCCAGTGTCCTCGTTTATCGCCCCACCCATGTCCTCGCCTCCGCGCTTGGCCCCCTCAGCGTCAGCGATGCCTTTACCGGCTCGCGCAATGCGTTGGATTGGTCCGGCCTCGAAGCCAGCCTGCGGCTCGATGACTGGCGCATTTCGCGCCTTTCGGTCTCGGCCCATGACCTGGTCTGGACCAATCCCCTCATGGGGGAGGCGCCCATCGCCACCGCCACGCTGAGCGAACTGCACCTGCTCGACATTCCCGAGCAGCACGATCCCGATCGCCATCTGGCTTCGCTGGCCGGTTATGCCCGCACGCAGAACCTCGTCTACCCCGCCCTCACCCTCACCGACACCAACAGCGAAATCCAGCTGGAGCTGACGGGCCTGCCCGATGATGTCCGGATCTGGAACGATCCGCTGCTCTTGCGCACCATGCAGGCGGTGGACGCAACCTTGCGCATCGTGTCGGCCCGCGCCACGGACGGCGCCTCGACCCTGACCGCAGAGGGGGAAATCCAGCTCGATCCGCAGGGCCAGCTCGAAGGCCAGATCAGCATCAATTCCACTGGTGTCGCCGAACGGGTCGGCCCCTATCTGCAGGAGCCCATCCGCACCCTCGTCCTCGGCACCCCGGCGGCCGATGGCAGCCACACCAATATCCTCAGTTTCCGCGCTGGCGGCGTGTTCTCGGGCCTGATCCCGATCGGGGCCGTGCCGCCCCTCTTCTGA
- a CDS encoding prephenate/arogenate dehydrogenase family protein → MSVKFKKLALIGIGLIGSSIALAARRQGLVDHIAISTRKPETLAEAEALQLGDSYTLDPAEAVRDADLVILCTPVGAYKSVMEAIAPSLAPGAILSDVGSVKEHVVKVLQPLLPEGVQLIPGHPIAGTEHSGPSAGFPELFAGRWCVLTPGPEVDPAAVEKLSAFWRAMGSQVECMDAAHHDMVLAITSHVPHLIAYNIVGTVADLEADTKSEVIKFSASGFRDFTRIAASDPVMWRDVFLTNRDGVLEMLGRFLEDLAVLQRAVRTGDGPALEAMFTRTRAIRRSIISAGQETAAPDFGRPHEAPPAAEGDEKA, encoded by the coding sequence ATGAGCGTGAAGTTCAAGAAACTCGCCCTGATCGGCATTGGCCTCATCGGCTCGTCCATTGCGCTGGCAGCGCGGCGGCAGGGCCTGGTCGATCACATCGCCATTTCCACCCGCAAGCCCGAAACCCTGGCGGAAGCCGAAGCGCTGCAGCTGGGCGACAGTTATACGCTCGACCCCGCCGAAGCGGTGCGCGACGCCGATCTCGTGATCCTCTGCACCCCTGTAGGTGCCTATAAGAGCGTGATGGAGGCGATTGCGCCTTCGCTGGCGCCTGGCGCTATTCTTTCCGATGTGGGCTCGGTCAAGGAACATGTGGTCAAGGTGCTCCAGCCCCTCTTGCCCGAAGGAGTGCAGCTGATCCCGGGGCACCCGATTGCCGGCACCGAGCATTCCGGCCCCTCGGCGGGGTTCCCCGAGCTCTTTGCCGGGCGCTGGTGCGTATTGACGCCGGGGCCCGAAGTGGACCCGGCCGCGGTGGAAAAACTCTCGGCATTCTGGCGCGCCATGGGCAGCCAGGTCGAGTGCATGGATGCGGCGCATCATGACATGGTGCTGGCGATCACCAGCCACGTGCCGCATCTCATCGCCTACAATATCGTGGGCACCGTTGCTGACCTCGAGGCCGATACCAAATCGGAAGTGATCAAGTTCTCGGCGTCCGGTTTCCGCGACTTCACCCGCATTGCCGCTTCCGATCCGGTGATGTGGCGCGACGTGTTCTTGACCAATCGCGATGGCGTGCTGGAAATGCTGGGGCGGTTTCTCGAGGATTTGGCCGTGTTGCAGCGGGCGGTGCGCACCGGGGACGGGCCGGCCCTCGAAGCCATGTTCACGCGCACCCGCGCGATCCGGCGCTCGATCATTTCGGCGGGGCAGGAAACGGCTGCGCCCGATTTCGGGCGGCCCCATGAGGCGCCGCCAGCGGCAGAGGGCGACGAGAAGGCCTGA
- the hisC gene encoding histidinol-phosphate transaminase, translating into MPDPIRPTPQAGILEIAPYLPGKSGAPGSKAIKLSANESPLGASPKALAALREAVIHPEIYPEGSSRLLREALGDVHGIDPARIVCGNGSDDLLHLLAQIYLGEGEEAVMNRYGFSVYPIITRAAGARIVLVDEPAYRADVNAILAAVTPRTKIVWLANPNNPTGTYLNSAEVARLHAGLRPDILLVIDSAYAEYVTAADYSVGLDLVAAHENVVMVRTFSKMGLAAVRVGWMVGPEHVIDAINRIRGPFNVNLPGQVAAAAATRDVEFTQRLREHNAQWREWLSAQLAGNAMRVVPSQANFILVLFETPAEAASGFERLAAAGYIVREVGASYGIENGLRISIGSEQAMRDVAAVLKSGAAQ; encoded by the coding sequence ATGCCCGATCCCATCCGTCCCACGCCGCAAGCCGGCATTCTCGAGATTGCGCCTTATCTGCCGGGAAAATCCGGCGCGCCGGGCAGCAAGGCCATCAAGCTTTCAGCCAATGAATCCCCGCTTGGCGCGAGCCCCAAGGCGCTTGCAGCGCTGCGCGAGGCGGTGATCCATCCCGAGATCTATCCCGAGGGCTCGTCGCGCCTGTTGCGCGAAGCGCTGGGGGACGTGCATGGCATCGATCCCGCGCGCATTGTGTGCGGCAATGGCTCGGACGATCTGCTGCATCTGCTGGCGCAAATCTATCTGGGTGAGGGCGAAGAGGCGGTGATGAACCGCTATGGCTTTTCGGTTTATCCCATCATCACCCGGGCGGCGGGGGCGCGGATCGTCCTTGTCGACGAGCCCGCATATCGTGCCGATGTGAACGCGATCCTCGCGGCCGTTACGCCTCGCACCAAGATCGTCTGGCTGGCCAATCCCAACAATCCCACCGGGACCTATCTCAATTCAGCCGAGGTGGCGCGGCTGCATGCCGGCTTGCGCCCCGACATCCTGCTCGTAATCGACAGCGCCTATGCCGAATATGTGACGGCGGCGGATTATTCGGTCGGGCTGGATCTCGTGGCGGCGCACGAAAATGTCGTGATGGTGCGCACCTTCTCCAAGATGGGGCTGGCGGCCGTGCGGGTCGGCTGGATGGTGGGGCCCGAGCATGTGATTGACGCGATCAACCGCATTCGCGGGCCGTTCAATGTGAACCTGCCGGGGCAGGTGGCGGCGGCGGCGGCAACGCGCGATGTGGAATTCACCCAGCGGCTGCGCGAGCACAATGCCCAGTGGCGCGAGTGGCTCAGCGCCCAGCTGGCCGGCAATGCCATGCGGGTGGTGCCGAGCCAGGCCAATTTCATCCTCGTCCTCTTCGAAACGCCGGCCGAAGCGGCCAGCGGTTTCGAGCGGCTGGCGGCGGCCGGCTATATCGTACGCGAGGTCGGCGCCTCCTACGGCATCGAGAATGGCCTGCGCATTTCCATTGGGTCGGAGCAGGCGATGCGCGACGTGGCAGCAGTGCTAAAATCGGGAGCGGCGCAATGA
- a CDS encoding methyltransferase domain-containing protein codes for MTSDVVRLIEYYKSPLGRISRTLVREHVVALAGQVERKRVLGLGFATPYLRFALERAERVLAFMPARQGASAWPREGPSCTVLCDPLEMPLTDAAIDLTIAVHALEHIADAEELMRELWRITAPNGELILVVPRRRGIWAQRDTTPFGTGNPYSGSQLEKLLRDHSFVPEAWRDGLFLPPIQSSLVLKSTRFFEGAGRLLGPAMSGVICVRARKEAFPAVPRRKREERFVKVPVLNPATARAQ; via the coding sequence ATGACCAGCGATGTTGTGCGCCTGATCGAATATTACAAATCCCCGCTTGGCCGCATTTCGCGGACGCTGGTGCGCGAACATGTCGTTGCGCTGGCGGGGCAGGTGGAGCGCAAGCGGGTGCTGGGGCTGGGGTTCGCTACCCCTTATCTGCGCTTTGCGCTGGAGCGGGCCGAGCGCGTGCTGGCCTTCATGCCGGCGCGGCAGGGGGCTTCGGCCTGGCCGCGCGAAGGGCCGAGCTGCACCGTGCTGTGCGATCCGCTGGAAATGCCGCTGACCGATGCGGCGATCGATCTGACCATTGCCGTGCATGCGCTCGAGCATATTGCCGATGCCGAAGAGCTGATGCGTGAGCTCTGGCGCATCACCGCGCCCAATGGGGAATTGATCCTCGTTGTGCCGCGGCGGCGGGGGATCTGGGCGCAGCGCGACACCACCCCGTTCGGCACGGGCAATCCTTATTCAGGCAGTCAGCTGGAAAAACTGCTGCGGGACCACAGCTTCGTGCCTGAAGCGTGGCGCGACGGGCTGTTCTTGCCGCCCATTCAATCCTCGCTGGTGCTCAAATCCACCCGGTTCTTCGAGGGGGCGGGACGGCTGTTGGGACCCGCAATGTCCGGGGTGATCTGCGTGCGCGCGAGAAAGGAAGCCTTTCCCGCCGTGCCGCGGCGCAAGCGCGAGGAGCGCTTCGTCAAGGTGCCGGTGCTCAATCCCGCCACGGCCCGCGCGCAATAG
- the gloB gene encoding hydroxyacylglutathione hydrolase, producing MGLIVEVFPARDDNYGYLAHDTATGRTAAIDAPEAGPIKMALARRGWTLSDIFITHHHIDHVEAIPELKSEFNARVVGPRAEAGKIEGLDELVEAGDTVTLGETRFNVYAAPGHTLGHIVFHDAKNGHLFSGDALFSLGVGRMFEGTPGPMWEGVKALRDLPADTLVYCGHEYTASNARFALSIDPDNEALKARAAEVTRLRDAGMPTIPSRLGEERLANPFLRADEPVLARFYGLEGASPGEVFAAIRKGKDNF from the coding sequence ATGGGTTTGATCGTCGAGGTTTTTCCGGCACGCGACGACAATTACGGCTATTTGGCCCATGACACGGCGACCGGCCGCACTGCCGCCATCGATGCGCCCGAGGCCGGCCCGATCAAGATGGCGCTGGCCCGCCGCGGCTGGACCTTGTCCGATATCTTCATCACCCACCACCATATCGACCATGTGGAAGCCATTCCCGAGCTCAAATCCGAGTTCAACGCCCGCGTCGTCGGTCCCCGCGCCGAAGCGGGCAAGATCGAAGGGCTCGACGAGCTCGTCGAAGCCGGCGACACGGTGACGCTCGGGGAAACCCGTTTCAACGTTTACGCCGCGCCCGGCCATACGCTCGGGCATATCGTCTTCCACGATGCCAAGAACGGTCACCTGTTCAGCGGCGATGCACTCTTCTCGCTGGGCGTCGGGCGCATGTTCGAAGGCACGCCAGGGCCGATGTGGGAAGGGGTCAAGGCGCTGCGCGACCTGCCCGCCGATACGCTGGTCTATTGCGGCCATGAATATACCGCCAGCAATGCGCGCTTTGCCCTTTCGATTGACCCCGACAACGAAGCCCTCAAGGCCCGCGCTGCCGAGGTCACCCGCCTGCGCGACGCGGGCATGCCCACCATCCCGTCGCGCCTGGGCGAAGAGCGCCTCGCCAACCCGTTCCTGCGCGCCGACGAGCCGGTGCTCGCGCGCTTTTATGGGCTCGAAGGCGCCAGCCCCGGCGAAGTCTTTGCGGCCATCCGCAAGGGCAAGGACAACTTCTAA
- the fumC gene encoding class II fumarate hydratase, with protein MSMRVESDSMGTINVPGDKYYGAQTARSLANFDIGGEKMPKEIVVAFGILKKAAALANHKLGLLDEATRDLIVAAADEVIAGKLDEHFPLVVWQTGSGTQSNMNVNEVISNRGIELAGGTMGSKKPVHPNDHVNMSQSSNDTYPTAMHIAAVEALENYLFPRVEVLRNTLASKSEEFMDVVKIGRTHLQDATPLTLGQEMSGWVAQIDLALKAIRATLPQLYELALGGTAVGTGLNAHPEYAETVAGEIASLTGQPFVTAPNKYAVMAGHDAFVGTSGALKQLAAALMKVANDVRWLASGPRSGLGELTIPENEPGSSIMPGKVNPTQSEAMTMVAVQVMGNDAAIGFAASQGNFELNVFKPVIAYNFLQSVRLLADAARSFNDNCAIGIEPDRKRINEHLNNSLMLVTALNRKIGYDNAAKIAKNAHKTGTTLKESAVSLGLLTPEEFDAEVKPESMVGPIQLKK; from the coding sequence ATGAGCATGCGCGTTGAATCGGATTCCATGGGCACCATCAATGTGCCCGGCGACAAGTATTACGGCGCGCAGACGGCACGCAGTCTGGCCAATTTCGATATTGGCGGGGAAAAGATGCCCAAGGAGATCGTGGTTGCCTTCGGTATCCTCAAAAAGGCGGCGGCGCTGGCCAATCACAAGCTCGGCCTTTTGGACGAGGCAACGCGCGACCTGATCGTGGCGGCCGCAGACGAGGTGATCGCGGGCAAGCTCGACGAGCACTTCCCGCTGGTGGTGTGGCAGACCGGCTCGGGCACGCAGAGCAACATGAATGTCAACGAGGTGATCTCCAATCGCGGCATCGAGCTGGCGGGTGGGACCATGGGCTCCAAAAAGCCGGTGCACCCCAATGACCATGTCAATATGAGCCAGTCGAGCAACGACACCTATCCGACGGCGATGCATATCGCGGCGGTCGAGGCGCTGGAGAACTATCTGTTCCCGCGGGTGGAAGTGCTGCGCAACACGCTGGCGTCGAAGTCGGAAGAATTCATGGATGTGGTCAAGATCGGCCGCACCCATCTGCAGGATGCCACACCCCTGACGCTGGGGCAGGAAATGAGCGGCTGGGTCGCCCAGATCGACCTCGCGCTCAAGGCCATCCGCGCGACGCTCCCCCAGCTCTATGAGCTGGCACTAGGCGGCACGGCCGTGGGCACCGGGCTCAATGCCCATCCCGAATATGCCGAAACAGTCGCGGGCGAGATCGCGTCCCTGACGGGGCAGCCCTTTGTCACCGCCCCCAACAAATATGCCGTGATGGCCGGGCACGACGCCTTTGTGGGCACCTCGGGGGCGCTCAAGCAGCTGGCGGCGGCACTGATGAAGGTCGCCAATGACGTGCGCTGGCTGGCTTCAGGCCCGCGGTCGGGCCTGGGGGAGCTGACCATCCCCGAAAACGAGCCGGGCTCCTCGATCATGCCGGGCAAGGTCAATCCGACGCAGTCGGAAGCCATGACCATGGTGGCGGTGCAGGTGATGGGCAATGACGCGGCAATCGGCTTTGCCGCCTCGCAGGGCAATTTCGAGCTCAATGTGTTCAAGCCCGTGATCGCCTACAATTTCCTGCAATCGGTGCGGCTGCTGGCCGATGCGGCGCGCTCGTTCAACGACAATTGCGCCATCGGCATCGAGCCTGATCGCAAGCGCATCAACGAGCATCTCAACAATTCGCTGATGCTGGTGACCGCGCTCAACCGCAAGATCGGCTATGACAATGCCGCCAAGATCGCCAAGAACGCGCACAAGACCGGCACGACCCTCAAGGAGTCGGCGGTGTCGCTGGGGCTGCTTACGCCCGAAGAGTTCGACGCGGAAGTGAAGCCCGAAAGCATGGTCGGGCCGATCCAGCTCAAGAAGTAA
- the rpmF gene encoding 50S ribosomal protein L32 translates to MAVPKRKTSPMKRGFRRSADALAAPAYVEDKDSGELRRPHHVDLKTGMYRGRQILDVKK, encoded by the coding sequence ATGGCAGTGCCAAAACGAAAGACCTCGCCGATGAAGCGTGGCTTCCGCCGTTCGGCCGATGCGCTGGCCGCACCCGCCTATGTCGAAGACAAGGACTCGGGTGAGCTGCGCCGTCCGCACCACGTTGATCTCAAGACCGGCATGTATCGCGGCCGGCAGATCCTCGACGTCAAGAAGTAA
- a CDS encoding transglycosylase domain-containing protein: protein MLRLGGAALAVLVAVPLILAPAYRFIDPVSVPMLERYLTGRPVVRQWRPIDDISDRLKAAVILSEDGLFCRHLGVDVSALRAEVDNFLAGKPARGASTLSMQVARNLFLWNDPDPVRKVLEIPLALYLDLVLPKKRIMEIYLNIAEWGPEGQFGVAAGAERAFGREPQNLDWRTATLLAAALPNPMLRQPGKPSRGMVRIAGIVQQRAQQFGERAACVGEGGQLAL from the coding sequence GTGCTGCGCTTGGGAGGCGCGGCGCTCGCCGTGCTCGTCGCTGTTCCGCTGATCCTCGCGCCCGCCTACCGGTTCATTGACCCGGTCTCGGTGCCCATGCTCGAGCGCTATCTCACTGGGCGGCCGGTGGTGCGGCAATGGCGGCCGATCGATGATATCTCCGACCGGCTCAAGGCGGCGGTGATCCTGTCGGAAGACGGGCTGTTCTGCCGGCACTTGGGCGTGGATGTGAGCGCGCTGCGGGCCGAGGTCGACAATTTCCTGGCCGGCAAGCCGGCGCGGGGCGCGTCCACCCTTTCCATGCAGGTGGCGCGGAACCTGTTTTTATGGAACGACCCCGACCCAGTGCGCAAAGTGCTGGAAATTCCGCTCGCGCTGTATCTCGATCTGGTGCTGCCCAAAAAGCGGATCATGGAAATTTATCTCAATATTGCCGAATGGGGGCCCGAAGGGCAGTTCGGGGTGGCGGCGGGGGCGGAGCGCGCCTTTGGCCGCGAGCCGCAGAACCTTGACTGGCGCACGGCGACGCTGCTGGCGGCCGCCCTGCCCAACCCCATGCTGCGCCAGCCCGGCAAGCCCTCTCGGGGCATGGTGCGCATCGCCGGGATCGTGCAGCAGCGGGCACAGCAATTTGGCGAGCGGGCGGCCTGTGTGGGGGAGGGCGGGCAGCTGGCGCTGTGA
- a CDS encoding cupin-like domain-containing protein gives MTSLLTAPNSAFQSLFPLKPFRITHGLVGDPRLTLPAILELVKALPRDRIEYNSGKAAVSQDPSTTPLVELDPEEVISQIETAGAWMVLKRIEHHPTYKALLEDALMSVASAQGHKSLADAGFSDIQGFLFVSSPNSTTPFHLDSEDNFFVQIHGDKEFAVYDNEDRSIASEDQIEHCITKHRNLKFEERFVSKEMLNALKPGEGVFVPYLWPHWVRTKDSYSISVAITWKTAEVKRRNDLYIFNSMLRGRGLPQQAPGKQPALDAAKLAVFGTVNAVVSPFRKSEAIRKLVRSVVLGKDANYYYRAGKAQKAK, from the coding sequence ATGACCAGCCTTTTGACTGCGCCTAACTCTGCCTTCCAATCGCTGTTTCCGCTGAAACCCTTTCGCATCACCCACGGCCTTGTGGGCGATCCGCGGCTGACGCTGCCGGCGATCCTCGAACTCGTCAAAGCGCTGCCGCGCGACCGGATCGAATATAATTCGGGCAAGGCGGCGGTGAGCCAGGATCCGTCCACCACTCCGCTGGTGGAGCTCGACCCCGAAGAGGTGATCAGCCAGATCGAAACCGCAGGCGCCTGGATGGTGCTCAAGCGCATCGAGCATCACCCCACCTATAAGGCGCTGCTCGAAGACGCGCTGATGTCGGTGGCATCAGCGCAGGGGCACAAGAGCCTTGCCGATGCCGGCTTTTCGGACATTCAGGGCTTCTTGTTCGTGTCCTCGCCCAATTCGACGACGCCCTTCCATCTCGACAGCGAAGACAATTTCTTTGTGCAGATCCATGGCGACAAGGAGTTTGCCGTCTACGACAACGAGGATCGCTCGATTGCGAGCGAAGACCAGATCGAGCATTGCATCACCAAGCATCGCAATCTCAAATTCGAGGAGCGGTTCGTAAGCAAGGAAATGCTCAATGCGCTCAAGCCCGGCGAAGGCGTGTTCGTGCCCTATCTCTGGCCGCACTGGGTGCGCACCAAGGACAGCTATTCCATTTCGGTGGCGATCACCTGGAAGACCGCCGAGGTGAAGCGCCGCAACGATCTTTACATATTCAATTCCATGCTGCGCGGCCGCGGCCTGCCGCAACAGGCGCCCGGCAAGCAGCCCGCGCTCGATGCCGCCAAGCTGGCGGTGTTCGGCACGGTCAATGCGGTGGTGTCGCCCTTCCGCAAGAGCGAGGCCATTCGCAAGCTGGTGCGCTCGGTCGTGCTGGGCAAGGACGCCAATTACTACTACCGCGCCGGCAAGGCGCAGAAGGCCAAATAG
- a CDS encoding GNAT family N-acetyltransferase, translated as MSGRAMAPQLLTRAGARRHSHAQHVLRLPVAQVPRAPWEALGGRSLEPNGFFDPGFAQAASRHAWNGRGNDALVAFDGAGQGRMLAFLPVVSAWAALRLPVPALVARQPYTVLSSPLLDPERAVEAAGALIDGAAGAGAHLLVLPFARLQGPTADAIAEALARRGIAPAEVDNAHERAAYASTGDVESYLRGGMGAKRLKEMRRLRHRLEDEGAVAFTVADRPDTIAPAVQRFLALEASGWKGKQGTGLAQAQGDARFVELAALDMGARGGFEVAELQLNGRTIAAGLVLKGAGQALFFKIAYDESMGRVSPGVQLTLEMTRRFAEDPEISFVDSTAAAGHPMIDHIWRERLAVGDLLIPTRAGDPVAAAIVRLIKARRRAREQAKSLLLSLRNRKEKRL; from the coding sequence GTGAGCGGGCGAGCAATGGCGCCCCAACTGCTCACGCGCGCCGGTGCCCGGCGGCACAGCCATGCCCAGCATGTGCTTCGCCTGCCGGTGGCGCAGGTGCCGCGCGCGCCCTGGGAGGCGCTTGGCGGCCGCAGCCTTGAGCCCAATGGATTTTTCGATCCTGGTTTTGCCCAGGCGGCATCGCGCCATGCCTGGAACGGGCGGGGCAATGATGCGCTGGTGGCGTTTGATGGTGCCGGCCAGGGGCGTATGCTGGCTTTCCTGCCGGTGGTGAGCGCCTGGGCGGCGCTGCGCCTACCGGTGCCGGCGCTGGTGGCCCGGCAACCCTATACAGTTTTGTCGAGCCCGCTGCTTGATCCTGAGCGGGCGGTGGAAGCCGCCGGGGCGCTGATCGATGGTGCGGCAGGGGCGGGCGCCCATCTGCTGGTGTTGCCTTTTGCCCGGCTGCAAGGACCGACGGCGGACGCGATCGCCGAGGCCTTGGCGCGGCGGGGCATTGCGCCGGCTGAGGTCGACAATGCCCATGAGCGCGCCGCCTATGCATCGACGGGCGACGTCGAGAGCTATCTGCGCGGCGGCATGGGGGCCAAGCGGCTCAAGGAAATGCGCCGGTTGCGCCACCGGCTGGAGGATGAAGGCGCGGTAGCGTTCACCGTTGCCGACCGGCCCGACACCATTGCCCCGGCGGTGCAGCGCTTTCTTGCGCTTGAAGCCAGCGGCTGGAAGGGCAAGCAGGGCACCGGCCTCGCGCAAGCGCAGGGCGATGCGCGCTTTGTCGAACTGGCGGCGCTGGATATGGGTGCGCGCGGTGGCTTTGAAGTGGCGGAACTGCAGCTCAATGGACGCACGATCGCGGCAGGGCTGGTGCTCAAGGGCGCGGGCCAGGCGCTGTTTTTCAAGATTGCTTATGACGAAAGCATGGGGCGGGTGTCGCCGGGCGTGCAGCTGACGCTCGAGATGACGCGGCGCTTTGCCGAGGACCCCGAGATCAGTTTTGTCGACTCCACCGCCGCCGCTGGCCATCCGATGATCGACCATATCTGGCGCGAACGCCTCGCCGTGGGGGATCTGCTGATCCCGACCCGCGCGGGCGATCCCGTGGCCGCTGCCATTGTCCGGCTCATCAAAGCGCGGCGTCGCGCGCGCGAGCAGGCCAAATCGCTTCTGTTGTCTCTTCGAAACCGCAAGGAAAAACGCTTATGA
- the dapF gene encoding diaminopimelate epimerase — translation MNGLGNQIIVADLRGRAGRITPEAAIAINATPGTRFDQIMALHDPRIPGTAALVDIINSDGSRAQACGNGMRCVVQALSAQTGTTSFVFETVAGLLTGDEHPDGSITVDMGTPKLAWYEIPLAEEFADTRKIELQIGPIDAPVLHSPSVASMGNPHATFWVHTDVWGFALDRFGPMLENHPIFPERCNISIAQVLAPDRIVLRTWERGAGLTEACGTAACAVVVNGARTRRTARKATVTLPGGDLVIEWRGDDHVVLTGPAQTEWAGTLDPATGAWTRSEAA, via the coding sequence ATGAATGGGCTGGGCAACCAGATCATCGTGGCCGATTTGCGCGGCCGCGCCGGCCGCATCACGCCCGAAGCGGCCATTGCCATCAACGCCACGCCCGGCACTCGCTTTGATCAGATCATGGCCCTCCATGATCCCCGCATCCCCGGCACCGCGGCGCTGGTCGACATCATCAATTCCGATGGCTCGCGCGCCCAGGCCTGCGGCAACGGCATGCGCTGCGTCGTCCAGGCGCTCTCCGCCCAGACCGGCACCACGAGTTTCGTGTTCGAAACCGTCGCGGGCCTCCTCACCGGCGACGAACATCCCGATGGCTCGATCACCGTCGATATGGGCACACCCAAGCTCGCCTGGTACGAAATCCCCTTGGCCGAGGAATTTGCCGATACCCGCAAGATCGAGCTGCAGATCGGGCCCATCGATGCGCCCGTACTCCATTCTCCTTCGGTCGCGTCCATGGGCAATCCGCATGCGACCTTCTGGGTGCACACCGATGTCTGGGGCTTTGCGCTTGATCGCTTCGGGCCCATGCTCGAAAATCATCCGATCTTTCCCGAGCGCTGCAATATCTCCATTGCCCAGGTCCTCGCGCCCGATCGCATTGTGCTGCGCACCTGGGAGCGCGGCGCTGGGTTGACCGAAGCCTGCGGCACCGCCGCCTGCGCTGTCGTGGTCAATGGCGCCCGCACCCGCCGCACCGCCCGCAAGGCGACGGTCACCCTGCCCGGCGGCGATCTCGTCATCGAATGGCGAGGGGACGATCATGTGGTGCTGACCGGCCCTGCCCAAACCGAATGGGCCGGCACCCTCGATCCCGCCACCGGCGCCTGGACGCGCAGCGAGGCCGCCTGA